A single region of the Malus sylvestris chromosome 8, drMalSylv7.2, whole genome shotgun sequence genome encodes:
- the LOC126633567 gene encoding CBS domain-containing protein CBSX3, mitochondrial has protein sequence MQGISRAVRSCREILKSAILQHSRGGEVAGLEKIVSRLKWVTSPPAQEKGLENVTVADVLATKGNVETGPWLWCHTNDAVIDAVKNMAKNNIGSLLVLKPGEHQHIAGIITERDYLRKVIAQERSPIYTRVGEIMTNENQLITVTSDMNVLQAMQLMTENHIRHAPVIDGKLVGMISIKDVVRAVVEQQSGELKRLTGYIKGEYY, from the exons ATGCAAGGAATTTCGCGGGCTGTGCGGTCATGCCGGGAAATACTCAAGTCTGCAATTTTACAGCATTCGCGTGGGGGTGAAGTTGCCGGGTTAGAAAAGATAGTTTCGCGTTTAAAATGGGTTACCTCTCCACCTGCACAGGAAAAAGGACTAGAGAATGTGACTGTGGCAGATGTACTGGCGACAAAGGGTAATGTAGAAACCGGACCCTGGCTCTGGTGTCACACGAACGACGCAGTAATTGATGCAGTAAAAAAC ATGGCGAAAAACAATATCGGGTCGTTACTGGTGCTGAAGCCAGGAGAGCATCAGCATATTGCAGGAATCATCACAGAAAGAG ACTACCTGAGGAAAGTGATTGCACAGGAAAGATCTCCCATCTACACAAGAGTTGGAGAGATTATGACTAATGAG AACCAATTAATAACAGTAACTTCCGacatgaacgttcttcaagctaTGCAACTTATGACAG AGAATCACATAAGGCATGCTCCAGTTATAGATGGGAAGCTAGTTGGCATGATTTCGATCAAGGATGTAGTCCGGGCAGTGGTTGAGCAGCAAAGCGGGGAACTGAAGCGACTTACTGGGTACATCAAAGGAGAATACTATTAG
- the LOC126633562 gene encoding tubby-like F-box protein 5, with protein sequence MQFKNVFHELLEMRDDKGKKSRRGGEERKHTRRRAKSHIAPEHTLSSPASVEQSKWANLPPELLLDIIQRVEASETSWPARRDVIACASVCKSWREITKEIVKTPEQCGWLTFPVSLKQPGPRDHPIQCFIKRERETSTYLLYLGLSPALCGDVSKLLLAARKVRRAASTHFVVSLAADEFSRASNSYVGKLRSNFLGSKFTVYDSQPPQGSAIQTNYWSHRKMNSKTVSPRIPAGSYSVATVCYELNILRTRGPRRMQCIMQSIPVSAVQEGGVAPTPTELATCLPPKCCPMHVSKGSKQLANLCSSVPTTDLEQGTKNPLILKNKAPRWHEQLQCWCLNFKGRVTVASVKNFQLVAGVEPCHNVPLAEQERVILQFGKIGKDIFTMDYRYPLSAFQAFAVCLSSFDTKPACE encoded by the exons ATGCAGTTCAAAAACGTGTTTCACGAGCTACTGGAAATGAGAGATGACAAGGGGAAGAAATCAAGAAGAGGAGGGGAAGAGAGGAAGCACACGCGCCGCCGAGCTAAATCTCACATTGCCCCAGAGCATACGTTGTCATCACCTGCATCAGTTGAGCAAAGCAAGTGGGCAAACTTGCCCCCAGAGTTGCTTCTTGACATAATCCAACGCGTCGAAGCGAGTGAGACTTCCTGGCCTGCTCGGAGAGATGTGATTGCTTGTGCTTCGGTTTGCAAGTCATGGAGGGAGATTACGAAAGAGATAGTCAAGACTCCTGAGCAATGTGGCTGGCTTACCTTCCCTGTCTCACTCAAGCAG CCGGGACCAAGAGATCATCCGATCCAATGCTTTATTAAGAGGGAAAGAGAAACTTCAACGTATCTACTGTACCTTGGTCTTAGCCCCG CTCTGTGTGGGGATGTGAGTAAGTTATTGCTGGCAGCAAGAAAGGTCAGAAGGGCAGCAAGTACACATTTTGTGGTGTCCTTGGCTGCAGATGAATTCTCTCGAGCAAGCAATTCTTACGTTGGAAAACTAAG GTCTAATTTTCTGGGTTCCAAGTTTACCGTTTATGACAGTCAGCCTCCACAAGGCTCAGCAATCCAAACAAATTATTGGTCACACCGAAAGATGAATTCAAAGACGGTATCTCCAAGGATACCTGCTGGTAGCTATAGTGTTGCTACCGTATGTTATGAGCTCAATATCCTCCGAACAAGGGGACCAAGGAGAATGCAGTGCATCATGCAATCAATCCCCGTGTCAGCAGTTCAAGAAGGGGGCGTTGCTCCTACTCCAACAGAGTTAGCGACCTGCCTTCCTCCAAAATGCTGTCCAATGCATGTTTCAAAGGGATCGAAGCAGCTTGCCAACTTGTGCTCTAGTGTCCCTACAACGGATTTGGAACAAGGCACAAAAAATCCActcattttgaaaaataaagctCCTAGATGGCATGAGCAGCTGCAGTGTTGGTGTCTGAATTTTAAAGGACGTGTTACCGTGGCCTCCGTGAAGAATTTCCAGCTGGTGGCCGGTGTAGAGCCATGCCATAATGTTCCTTTGGCTGAACAAGAGAGAGTAATACTGCAATTTGGGAAGATCGGTAAAGACATTTTCACAATGGATTATCGCTACCCTCTCTCTGCTTTCCAAGCCTTTGCAGTTTGCTTGAGCAGCTTTGACACAAAACCAGCATGCGAATGA
- the LOC126633559 gene encoding uncharacterized protein LOC126633559 yields the protein MADKKHPQSFRFRLPWRTRGSAVEPDPRPVAKTQNLAQTTTSILVEQPPFRAAGKATVKASPSQAQAPSRNEPPPPSPSRSPTESQNSTSGTTQTRVEVESSPSSPSSPSRPATESQNSSSRTTQTRVEVESSPPSPSHAATESRKASSATAQTRVESFRSSPSPIASQPQAASQESPKAHSQPHTQENSQLPSFSAESPSRATQPEPKEPYAALSTSETIFKAQNNTPTTVQTHAASAEAVETVASPKKVDPDTIGGDQKPHPESETESKEHKEREKVLLVIKEEKANDPDYKELMQETATQLHAAVTGFGKHTKDLLEVASQAEQRHSKEEAFDRKETLASSSSSSKLTKAPEDTSTPRISIQKMVSSTVKQAPLHREIRENALKLNKLAIEDQMHEKPVSIVTVAGENRGASMHISSEPEKGGEFMPIHRSYKTNPDDSLEATTDGEVSSEGEKFDQTSKEDRHMIAYINNNVQSINNAIVLNTSVAERNPGVQTVFSHNPAESIKPNGKSDPLKTHKAQITKTPSEKLTHESTVRRRCLRGLFMEPSDSDPDNPEKPRRHGCRYSCGMNREDTNTGIL from the coding sequence ATGGCAGACAAAAAGCATCCACAATCATTTCGCTTTCGGCTCCCTTGGCGTACTCGTGGTTCTGCAGTAGAACCAGACCCACGTCCAGTGGCTAAAACCCAAAACCTTGCCCAGACCACCACCTCAATCCTTGTTGAACAACCACCATTTCGGGCTGCAGGGAAAGCCACTGTGAAAGCCTCTCCTTCCCAAGCTCAGGCTCCATCGAGGAATGAacctccaccaccatcaccatctcGTTCTCCCACCGAGTCCCAAAATTCTACTAGTGGAACAACTCAAACTCGGGTTGAAGTTGAATCCTCTCCATCCTCACCATCCTCACCATCTCGTCCTGCCACCGAGTCCCAAAATTCTTCTAGTCGAACAACTCAAACTCGGGTTGAAGTTGAATCCTCTCCACCCTCACCGTCTCATGCTGCCACTGAGTCCCGAAAAGCTTCTAGTGCAACAGCTCAGACTCGGGTTGAATCCTTTCGATCCTCACCATCTCCCATAGCTTCTCAACCCCAAGCAGCATCACAAGAATCCCCTAAAGCACATTCGCAGCCCCACACTCAAGAGAACTCTCAGCTTCCTTCCTTCTCTGCTGAATCTCCATCACGTGCCACTCAACCAGAACCAAAGGAACCATATGCAGCACTCAGCACATCCGAAACTATTTTCAAAGCTCAGAATAATACTCCAACCACCGTTCAAACTCATGCAGCGTCCGCAGAAGCTGTGGAAACCGTTGCTTCACCCAAGAAGGTAGATCCTGATACCATTGGCGGAGATCAAAAGCCCCATCCCGAATCAGAGACAGAGTCGAAAGAGCATAAAGAAAGGGAGAAAGTACTGCTAGtgataaaagaagaaaaggcaAACGATCCAGACTATAAAGAACTGATGCAAGAAACAGCCACTCAACTTCATGCTGCAGTAACAGGCTTCGGAAAGCACACCAAAGACCTACTTGAAGTTGCATCGCAAGCAGAGCAGCGGCACAGTAAGGAAGAAGCTTTTGACAGAAAGGAGACATTAGCGAGCTCCAGCTCCAGTTCGAAACTGACCAAAGCTCCAGAAGACACAAGCACCCCAAGGATATCTATTCAGAAGATGGTTTCATCAACCGTGAAGCAAGCTCCCCTGCATAGAGAAATCAGGGAAAATGCTTTGAAACTTAATAAGCTGGCCATTGAGGACCAAATGCATGAAAAACCAGTTAGCATTGTAACTGTAGCTGGTGAAAACAGAGGAGCATCAATGCACATTAGCTCAGAACCGGAAAAAGGAGGAGAATTCATGCCCATACACCGCAGTTATAAGACCAATCCAGATGACAGCCTGGAGGCTACTACTGATGGAGAGGTAAGCAGCGAGGGGGAAAAATTCGATCAAACAAGTAAAGAAGATCGACATATGATAGCATATATCAACAACAATGTACAGAGCATCAATAATGCTATCGTTCTCAATACTTCCGTGGCCGAAAGGAATCCAGGTGTTCAGACGGTTTTTTCTCATAACCCAGCAGAATCAATCAAGCCAAATGGTAAATCAGATCCCCTCAAAACACACAAGGCTCAAATAACAAAAACACCGTCTGAGAAGCTTACTCACGAATCCACTGTGAGACGGAGGTGTCTTCGAGGGCTCTTCATGGAACCAAGTGATTCAGACCCGGATAATCCTGAAAAGCCTCGGCGTCACGGCTGCCGCTATAGTTGCGGAATGAATAGAGAAGATACCAATACTGGGATTCTCTGA